From Haloglomus litoreum, the proteins below share one genomic window:
- the gcvPB gene encoding aminomethyl-transferring glycine dehydrogenase subunit GcvPB, with amino-acid sequence MTYDQARFTGDGVYEPLLSAKTSRTVDPGADSDLPEELTRDELTFPSPSEPELARHYTRLSEMNYGVTTGPYPLGSCTMKYNPPFTEDVAAHEAAAVHPDRSTRSTQGVLELQHRLQDYLGRIGGMDAVTLQPPAGAAGEFTGIRLAQAYHEHNDEGHRDEVIVPESAHGTNFASAALAGYDVVSLPSGEDGRVDLDALEAALSEETAALMLTNPNTLGLFERDIERVAELVHDVGGLLYYDGANLNALLGRARPGDMGFDVMHYNVHKTFATPHGGGGPGAGPVGVVEELREFLPRPHVRRVDGEYDLVDPAHSIGKVHGYQGNWLVLVKAYAYIARLGDEGLADASAKAVLNANYLAEQIDCEVPFGPFHHEFVASAGDRDAANVARRMLDYGVHPPTTKWPEIVSEALMTEPTEVESRRTLDQLADAFDRSLGDDEATLADAPTRTAARRIDQTSAARNPRLAWHDLDEGGGG; translated from the coding sequence ATGACGTACGACCAGGCGCGCTTCACCGGAGACGGGGTGTACGAGCCGCTCCTCTCGGCGAAGACGAGCCGGACGGTCGATCCGGGCGCCGATAGTGACCTCCCGGAGGAACTGACCCGTGACGAACTGACGTTCCCGTCGCCGTCCGAGCCGGAACTGGCCCGCCACTACACCCGGCTCTCGGAGATGAACTACGGCGTCACGACCGGGCCGTACCCGCTGGGATCGTGTACGATGAAGTACAACCCGCCGTTCACCGAGGACGTCGCCGCACACGAGGCGGCCGCCGTGCATCCCGACAGGTCGACGCGGAGCACACAGGGGGTTCTCGAGCTGCAGCACCGGCTGCAGGACTACCTCGGGCGCATCGGCGGGATGGACGCGGTCACCCTCCAGCCGCCCGCGGGCGCGGCCGGGGAGTTCACGGGTATCCGTCTCGCGCAGGCCTACCACGAGCACAACGACGAGGGACACCGCGACGAGGTGATCGTCCCGGAGTCCGCGCACGGGACGAACTTCGCGAGCGCCGCCCTGGCGGGGTACGATGTCGTCTCGCTCCCGTCGGGCGAGGACGGGCGGGTGGACCTCGACGCGTTGGAGGCGGCGCTGTCGGAGGAGACGGCGGCGCTGATGCTGACGAACCCGAACACGCTGGGCCTGTTCGAGCGCGACATCGAGCGTGTCGCGGAGCTGGTCCACGACGTGGGCGGCCTGCTCTACTACGACGGGGCGAACCTGAACGCGCTGCTGGGGCGTGCCCGTCCCGGGGACATGGGCTTCGACGTGATGCACTACAACGTCCACAAGACGTTCGCCACGCCCCACGGCGGCGGCGGCCCCGGCGCGGGCCCGGTCGGGGTCGTCGAGGAACTCCGCGAGTTCCTGCCCCGCCCCCACGTCCGGCGGGTCGACGGCGAGTACGACCTCGTGGACCCGGCCCACTCCATCGGGAAGGTCCACGGCTACCAGGGCAACTGGCTCGTCCTCGTGAAGGCGTACGCCTACATCGCGCGCCTCGGAGACGAGGGCCTCGCCGATGCGAGCGCGAAGGCGGTGCTGAACGCGAACTACCTCGCCGAGCAGATCGACTGCGAGGTACCGTTCGGCCCGTTCCACCACGAGTTCGTCGCGAGCGCGGGCGACCGCGACGCCGCGAACGTGGCCAGGCGGATGCTGGACTACGGGGTCCACCCGCCGACGACGAAGTGGCCGGAGATCGTGAGCGAGGCGCTGATGACCGAGCCGACCGAGGTGGAGAGCCGCCGCACGCTCGACCAGCTCGCCGACGCCTTCGACCGGTCGCTCGGGGACGACGAGGCCACCCTCGCCGACGCCCCCACCCGGACGGCCGCCCGGCGCATCGATCAGACGAGTGCCGCCCGGAACCCCCGGCTCGCGTGGCACGACCTCGACGAGGGGGGTGGCGGATGA
- the gcvPA gene encoding aminomethyl-transferring glycine dehydrogenase subunit GcvPA encodes MRRGRTPPRHRETEAGSPFAPHTAAETAAMLDVVGVDDEADLFDIPGSVRFDGSFDIPARSEAAIRAEIDTMLGRNDDLVELLGRGHHAHYVPSVVAHLSDRSEFLTSYTQYQPEVAQGFLQALFEYQSMLVELTGLPVANCSMYDAATALGEAATLASRVRQTTGTRVLVPEHLQEGRRAVLENYVRGQDLTVESYPMADGNADLDALAEQVDEEVVLLYAENPTVRGCIEESLADLGTLADEHEALFTLGSDPVALALLEPPAAVGADIVVGDCSLGLPTAYGMGLGLFACREEFLRQVPGRLVGASEDDAGRRAYTLTLQTREQHIRRERATSNICTNQAWVALRAAMHAAWLGPDGLVDLAESGVRRARSAAARLDEVAGVTAPVHDRHHVGEFCVRTERAADAVAADLEAAGYAVHVVGEHDLQLRVAGLPDDVLDGVAEALAEVAR; translated from the coding sequence ATGCGCCGGGGACGGACCCCGCCCCGGCACCGGGAGACCGAGGCGGGCTCGCCGTTCGCGCCACACACCGCCGCGGAGACGGCGGCGATGCTCGATGTCGTCGGCGTCGACGACGAGGCCGACCTCTTCGACATCCCCGGCAGCGTCCGGTTCGACGGCAGTTTCGACATCCCGGCTCGCTCCGAGGCTGCGATCCGGGCGGAGATCGACACCATGCTCGGCCGGAACGACGACCTGGTCGAACTCCTCGGGCGGGGCCACCACGCCCACTACGTGCCCAGCGTGGTCGCACACCTCTCGGACCGCTCGGAGTTCCTGACCAGTTACACGCAGTACCAGCCGGAGGTCGCGCAGGGGTTCCTGCAGGCCTTGTTCGAGTACCAGTCGATGCTGGTTGAGCTGACCGGGCTCCCGGTGGCGAACTGTTCGATGTACGACGCGGCGACGGCGCTGGGCGAGGCCGCCACGCTCGCGAGTCGCGTGCGCCAGACCACGGGGACGCGCGTGCTGGTGCCCGAGCATCTCCAGGAGGGTCGGCGCGCGGTGCTGGAGAACTACGTCCGGGGGCAGGACCTCACGGTCGAGTCGTATCCGATGGCCGACGGCAACGCCGACCTGGACGCGCTCGCAGAGCAGGTCGACGAGGAGGTGGTGCTACTGTACGCCGAGAACCCGACCGTCCGGGGCTGCATCGAGGAGTCGCTGGCCGACCTCGGGACGCTGGCCGACGAGCACGAGGCGCTGTTCACGCTGGGCTCGGACCCCGTCGCGCTCGCGCTGCTCGAACCCCCGGCCGCGGTCGGTGCGGACATCGTGGTCGGTGACTGCTCGCTCGGGCTGCCGACGGCGTACGGGATGGGGCTGGGCCTGTTCGCCTGCCGGGAGGAGTTCCTCCGGCAGGTCCCCGGCCGGCTGGTCGGGGCGAGCGAGGACGATGCCGGCCGGCGGGCGTACACGCTCACGCTCCAGACGCGCGAACAGCACATCCGCCGGGAGCGTGCCACCTCCAACATCTGTACGAATCAGGCGTGGGTGGCGCTCCGCGCGGCGATGCACGCCGCGTGGCTGGGCCCGGACGGGCTGGTCGACCTCGCCGAGTCGGGGGTCCGCCGAGCCCGGTCCGCCGCCGCTCGTCTCGACGAGGTCGCGGGCGTCACCGCGCCGGTCCACGACCGCCACCACGTCGGCGAGTTCTGCGTCCGGACCGAGCGCGCGGCCGATGCTGTCGCGGCCGACCTGGAGGCGGCCGGCTACGCCGTCCACGTCGTCGGCGAGCACGACCTGCAACTCCGTGTCGCGGGCCTCCCCGACGACGTGCTCGACGGGGTCGCCGAGGCGCTCGCGGAGGTGGCCCGATGA
- the gcvH gene encoding glycine cleavage system protein GcvH, translating into MFDVPADRRYAESHEWALETDGTVRVGISDFAQDELGDIVFVELPDVGQAFAAGDAFGLVESIKAVSDLYTPVEGEVVATNDALLDAPELLNEDPYGDGWLVELGTDASLDGLLSPEAYREQIE; encoded by the coding sequence ATGTTCGACGTACCAGCGGACAGACGATACGCGGAATCGCACGAGTGGGCACTCGAGACGGACGGAACGGTGCGGGTCGGTATCTCCGACTTCGCGCAGGACGAACTGGGCGACATCGTGTTCGTCGAACTCCCGGACGTGGGGCAGGCGTTCGCGGCCGGCGACGCCTTCGGCCTCGTGGAGTCGATCAAGGCCGTCTCGGACCTCTACACCCCGGTCGAGGGCGAGGTGGTGGCGACGAACGACGCCCTCCTCGACGCGCCCGAACTGCTCAACGAGGACCCCTACGGCGACGGATGGCTCGTCGAGCTCGGGACCGACGCGTCCCTCGATGGACTCCTCTCGCCCGAGGCGTACCGGGAGCAGATCGAATGA
- the gcvT gene encoding glycine cleavage system aminomethyltransferase GcvT, which translates to MATDATSDGATRRSPLHDRHETAGARFTDFGGWDMPVSFDGIRAEHTAVRTTVGKFDVSHMGEVEVRGPDAGSLVQRLTTNDASALDPGDAQYACITREDGVILDDTVTYRLPDRAAYLFVPNAGNGEMMREWFAGHAAEWGLDVSVTDRTDEYAMFAVQGPDALSLVDDRAAAPVSGLDRFTATTVAVAGVECTVARTGYTGEDGVELLVPWAAAERVWTALECQPCGLGARDTLRLEAGLLLSGQDFHPEDEPRTPVEAGLTFVVDLDTDFVGRDAIAAQQEDGPAERLVGFELTERGVPRHGYDILADWERVGHVTSGTMSSTLDVPLGFGYVPAEYADEGQHIAVDIRDEPVPGEVVNRRFLARRE; encoded by the coding sequence ATGGCCACCGACGCCACGAGCGACGGGGCGACCCGCCGGTCGCCACTGCACGACCGCCACGAGACGGCGGGGGCCCGGTTCACGGACTTCGGCGGCTGGGACATGCCGGTCTCCTTCGACGGCATCCGCGCGGAGCACACGGCCGTGCGGACGACCGTCGGGAAGTTCGACGTCTCGCACATGGGCGAGGTCGAGGTGCGGGGGCCGGACGCCGGGTCCCTCGTCCAGCGGCTGACGACCAACGACGCGTCCGCGCTCGACCCCGGTGACGCACAGTACGCCTGCATCACCCGCGAGGACGGCGTCATCCTCGACGACACCGTCACGTACCGGCTGCCGGACCGGGCGGCGTACCTGTTCGTCCCGAACGCGGGGAACGGGGAGATGATGCGGGAGTGGTTCGCGGGGCACGCCGCGGAGTGGGGACTCGACGTCTCGGTCACGGACCGCACGGACGAGTACGCGATGTTCGCGGTCCAGGGGCCGGACGCACTGTCGCTCGTCGACGACCGGGCCGCGGCACCCGTCTCCGGCCTCGACCGGTTCACGGCGACCACCGTCGCCGTCGCCGGCGTCGAATGTACCGTCGCCCGCACCGGGTACACCGGCGAGGACGGGGTCGAACTCCTCGTCCCGTGGGCGGCGGCCGAGCGGGTCTGGACCGCCCTCGAGTGCCAGCCCTGTGGCCTGGGTGCGCGGGACACCCTCCGGCTGGAGGCTGGGCTCCTGCTCTCCGGGCAGGACTTCCACCCCGAGGACGAGCCCCGGACGCCGGTGGAGGCGGGGCTGACGTTCGTCGTCGACCTCGACACCGACTTCGTCGGCCGCGATGCGATCGCGGCCCAGCAGGAGGACGGCCCGGCCGAGCGGCTCGTCGGGTTCGAACTGACCGAGCGGGGCGTCCCGCGACACGGCTACGACATCCTCGCGGACTGGGAGCGCGTCGGGCACGTCACCAGCGGGACGATGAGTTCGACGCTGGACGTCCCCCTCGGCTTCGGGTACGTCCCGGCCGAGTACGCCGACGAGGGCCAGCATATCGCGGTCGACATCCGCGACGAGCCGGTCCCCGGAGAGGTGGTGAACCGGCGGTTCCTCGCCCGGCGGGAGTAG
- a CDS encoding hydantoinase B/oxoprolinase family protein, whose translation MSSSEDIDLSLEGIDPVTFQIIKHRFIRVTDEAVEALKRVSGSPITNEGHDLMVALYTREGDLLTGGAGFLHHYLGASRATKHIIERFEGDIGEGDVFLLNDSYTAAFHPPDVYIIKPIFFEGELVAFAANFVHVADIGAVDAGGFSPNSTSVFHEGFQTPGLKLIEGGEMRDDVLDTILNMSRDPGMVELDLRSQIAANNVAEDRLQGLMAEYGAETVDAVGEELIRQSELKLRRRLLDLPDGRWEARQYLDSHPEDKLYTIRCALEKSGDSMTFDFAGTDEQSQYGFNCTYTATVGGAFAPLFPMLCWDIHWNDGIVRAVDIEAPSGTLVNAERPAPISIATVATLQSVNALSTLVTSKMVGSSPEYRDRATGVWHGAHGGYIVEVETEDGGMVDVITDTFAGAGGGREFADGVDLGGELPNIVSRWGNVERHEATLPLLYLYRRTVADSGGAGKHRGGLGHEYAVTPMPGDDVESIEAVTFGRGTELPQSFGVFGGYPGTTIDYTVYREGLGRADDYPPDDEAVREAPAYDATWGVHELHEGDVFYSRLPGSGGYGDPLERDPDAVAADVASGAVTPAVAREVHGVPVAPDGSVEGDVEAQRAAIREARLEGVDGFESPVDAATCEPTELRLGEALAVVAAGDDHYVACDRCGTVLSAMDEGWKDAVAVRARPVADAGQYHASDDAFRLREFACPACATLLDTEVAREEDPFLRQRLSL comes from the coding sequence ATGAGCTCGTCCGAGGACATCGACCTCTCGCTGGAGGGGATCGACCCCGTCACGTTCCAGATCATCAAGCACCGATTCATCCGCGTGACCGACGAGGCCGTCGAGGCGCTCAAGCGCGTCTCCGGGTCGCCGATCACCAACGAGGGCCACGACCTGATGGTGGCACTGTACACGCGCGAGGGCGACCTGCTCACGGGCGGTGCGGGCTTCCTGCATCATTACCTGGGGGCCTCACGGGCGACCAAACACATCATCGAGCGCTTCGAGGGCGACATCGGCGAGGGTGACGTCTTCCTGCTGAACGACTCGTACACGGCGGCGTTCCACCCGCCGGACGTGTACATCATCAAGCCGATCTTCTTCGAGGGCGAGCTGGTCGCGTTCGCGGCCAACTTCGTCCACGTGGCGGACATCGGCGCCGTCGACGCCGGCGGGTTCTCCCCCAACTCCACGTCCGTGTTCCACGAGGGGTTCCAGACGCCGGGGCTGAAACTCATCGAGGGGGGCGAGATGCGCGACGACGTGCTGGACACCATCCTCAACATGAGCCGGGACCCGGGGATGGTCGAACTCGACCTGCGTTCGCAGATCGCGGCGAACAACGTCGCCGAGGACCGGCTCCAGGGTCTCATGGCCGAGTACGGTGCCGAGACCGTCGACGCGGTCGGCGAGGAGCTCATCCGACAGTCGGAACTCAAGCTCCGCCGGCGCCTCCTCGACCTCCCCGACGGGCGCTGGGAGGCCCGTCAGTACCTCGACTCCCACCCGGAGGACAAGCTGTACACCATCCGGTGTGCGCTGGAGAAGTCGGGCGACTCGATGACGTTCGACTTCGCCGGCACGGACGAGCAGAGCCAGTACGGCTTCAACTGCACGTACACCGCGACCGTCGGGGGGGCGTTCGCCCCGCTGTTCCCGATGCTGTGCTGGGACATCCACTGGAACGACGGCATCGTCCGGGCTGTCGACATCGAGGCCCCGTCGGGGACGCTCGTCAACGCCGAGCGGCCGGCCCCCATCTCCATCGCGACGGTGGCCACGCTCCAGTCGGTGAACGCGCTCTCGACGCTGGTCACATCGAAGATGGTCGGGTCCAGCCCCGAGTACCGCGACCGGGCGACCGGCGTCTGGCACGGCGCCCACGGCGGCTACATCGTCGAGGTCGAGACCGAGGACGGCGGGATGGTCGATGTCATCACGGACACGTTCGCGGGCGCCGGCGGCGGGCGGGAGTTCGCCGACGGGGTCGATCTGGGCGGCGAGCTGCCCAACATCGTCTCGCGGTGGGGGAACGTCGAGCGCCACGAGGCGACGCTCCCGCTGCTGTACCTCTACCGCCGCACCGTCGCCGACTCCGGTGGCGCGGGCAAGCACCGTGGCGGCCTCGGCCACGAGTACGCCGTGACGCCGATGCCCGGTGACGACGTCGAGTCCATCGAGGCCGTCACGTTCGGCCGCGGGACGGAACTCCCCCAGTCGTTCGGCGTCTTCGGCGGCTATCCGGGGACGACCATCGACTACACCGTCTATCGGGAGGGCCTCGGCCGGGCCGACGACTACCCGCCCGACGACGAGGCGGTGCGCGAGGCGCCGGCGTACGACGCGACGTGGGGCGTCCACGAACTCCACGAGGGCGATGTGTTCTACTCGCGGCTCCCCGGAAGCGGCGGTTACGGCGACCCGCTGGAGCGCGACCCCGACGCCGTGGCGGCCGACGTTGCGTCCGGTGCCGTCACGCCGGCGGTCGCACGCGAGGTCCACGGGGTGCCCGTCGCGCCCGACGGCAGCGTCGAGGGCGACGTCGAGGCGCAGCGGGCGGCCATCCGCGAGGCACGGCTGGAGGGGGTCGACGGGTTCGAGTCGCCGGTCGACGCGGCCACGTGCGAACCGACCGAGCTCCGGCTCGGTGAGGCGCTCGCGGTCGTCGCGGCCGGCGATGACCACTACGTCGCCTGCGACCGATGCGGGACGGTCCTCTCGGCGATGGACGAGGGCTGGAAGGACGCCGTGGCGGTCCGGGCCCGGCCGGTCGCCGACGCCGGGCAGTACCACGCGTCCGACGACGCGTTCCGGCTCCGGGAGTTCGCCTGCCCGGCGTGTGCCACCCTCCTGGACACGGAGGTCGCCCGGGAGGAGGACCCGTTCCTCCGCCAGCGGCTCTCGCTCTGA
- a CDS encoding hydantoinase/oxoprolinase family protein, translating into MTYRVGTDIGGTCTDSAVMDDDGRVYIGKALTSYPDFSEGIFASLRDATSGMDVDLDGLVRETELFLHATSVGENALFERDGAETALLTTSGFEGTLHATRGGYGRYSGLPFEVAKDAIRSDKVDPLIPDDRIAGIDERVFRTETVADLDEAAVLEAVETFVEGGVEAVAACFLWSFAEPSHERRVQELLAERYPELYVSVSHEVSPTPGEYERTSTTVLNSYLGPATETYLTNLEAALDDLGFEGSLLLMFSHGGLVTGADAVERPVGLIESGPVGGLLGSRFVADRRGESNVISTDMGGTTFKVGVISDGRLEYAEEPMVGRHHYQFPKRDIHSIAVAGGSVVSLDPDTNVPQVGPESAGSDPGPVCYGNGGERVTVTDVDLVQGYFQPDYFLGGDEEMSPEAAREAFEAQIAEPLGKDVHQAAADIYQLTTSMITDLIRETTVEKGIDPRRFTLSSIGGAAGMHAASYARALDIPEVLVPYTASVNSALGLLSTDVTHEFSTVETLHPPFDPDDINAAFEDLTTTAEEKLADEGFAPEETTIERNVNLRYQRQVHELLTPVETDGPLDEADVEALVDRFERLYEDRYGEGSAFKEGGIEITGFRVRGIGPLETPALYERDLAGTDPSDARVGYEQMHFAAADGLVEAPLYDFETLAPGNVVAGPAVVLTPVTTIVVNPGDEARLDRYRNVRIDIETGGAA; encoded by the coding sequence GTGACCTACCGCGTGGGGACGGACATCGGTGGCACCTGCACCGATTCGGCCGTGATGGACGACGACGGGCGTGTCTACATCGGCAAGGCGCTGACGAGCTACCCCGACTTCTCGGAGGGGATCTTCGCCTCCCTCCGCGACGCGACGTCGGGGATGGACGTCGACCTCGACGGGCTGGTCCGGGAGACGGAGCTGTTCCTGCACGCGACGAGCGTCGGCGAGAACGCCCTGTTCGAGCGCGACGGGGCGGAGACCGCGCTGTTGACCACGAGCGGGTTCGAGGGAACGCTCCACGCGACCCGGGGCGGCTACGGTCGCTACTCCGGGCTGCCGTTCGAGGTGGCGAAGGACGCCATCCGCTCGGACAAGGTCGACCCGCTCATCCCCGACGACCGAATCGCGGGGATCGACGAGCGCGTCTTCCGCACGGAGACGGTCGCCGACCTCGACGAGGCGGCGGTCCTCGAGGCCGTGGAGACGTTCGTCGAGGGCGGGGTCGAGGCGGTGGCGGCCTGCTTCCTCTGGTCGTTCGCCGAACCGTCCCACGAGCGGCGGGTGCAGGAACTCCTGGCGGAGCGGTACCCCGAGCTCTACGTCTCGGTCTCCCACGAGGTCTCCCCCACCCCGGGCGAGTACGAGCGGACCTCGACGACCGTGCTCAACTCCTACCTCGGGCCGGCGACGGAGACGTACCTGACGAACCTGGAGGCGGCGCTCGACGACCTCGGGTTCGAGGGCAGCCTCCTGCTGATGTTCTCGCACGGCGGCCTCGTGACGGGCGCGGACGCCGTCGAGCGGCCGGTCGGCCTGATCGAGTCGGGGCCGGTCGGCGGCCTCCTCGGCAGCCGGTTCGTCGCCGACCGGCGCGGGGAGTCGAACGTCATCTCGACGGACATGGGCGGAACGACGTTCAAGGTCGGCGTCATCAGCGACGGCCGGCTGGAGTACGCCGAGGAGCCGATGGTCGGCCGCCACCACTACCAGTTCCCCAAGCGCGACATCCACTCCATCGCCGTCGCGGGCGGGAGCGTCGTCTCGCTCGACCCGGACACGAACGTCCCGCAGGTCGGCCCCGAGAGCGCCGGCTCCGACCCCGGCCCCGTCTGCTACGGCAACGGCGGCGAGCGCGTCACGGTCACGGACGTCGATCTCGTCCAGGGGTACTTCCAGCCGGACTACTTCCTCGGCGGCGACGAGGAGATGTCTCCCGAGGCGGCCCGCGAGGCGTTCGAGGCGCAGATCGCCGAGCCGCTCGGGAAGGACGTCCACCAGGCGGCCGCCGACATCTACCAGCTGACCACCTCGATGATCACCGACCTCATCCGGGAGACGACCGTGGAGAAGGGGATCGACCCCAGGCGGTTCACGCTCTCGTCCATCGGCGGGGCGGCGGGAATGCACGCGGCCTCCTACGCCCGTGCCCTCGACATCCCCGAGGTGCTCGTTCCCTACACCGCATCGGTCAACAGCGCGCTGGGGCTGCTCTCGACCGACGTCACTCACGAGTTCTCGACGGTGGAGACGCTGCACCCACCGTTCGACCCCGACGACATCAACGCGGCCTTCGAGGACCTCACGACGACCGCCGAGGAGAAACTCGCCGACGAGGGGTTCGCGCCGGAGGAGACGACCATCGAGCGGAACGTGAACCTGCGGTACCAGCGCCAGGTCCACGAACTCCTCACGCCCGTCGAGACGGACGGGCCGCTGGACGAGGCCGACGTCGAGGCCCTCGTCGACCGGTTCGAGCGGCTGTACGAGGACCGCTACGGCGAGGGATCGGCGTTCAAGGAGGGGGGAATCGAGATCACCGGCTTCAGGGTCCGCGGTATCGGGCCACTGGAGACGCCCGCCCTCTACGAGCGCGACCTGGCCGGCACGGACCCCAGCGACGCCCGCGTCGGCTACGAGCAGATGCACTTCGCCGCGGCCGACGGTCTCGTGGAGGCGCCGCTGTACGACTTCGAGACGCTCGCTCCCGGGAACGTCGTGGCCGGGCCGGCCGTCGTCCTGACGCCGGTGACGACCATCGTCGTCAACCCGGGCGACGAGGCGCGGCTCGACCGCTACCGGAACGTTCGCATCGACATCGAGACCGGAGGTGCCGCATGA
- a CDS encoding SDR family NAD(P)-dependent oxidoreductase, whose product MERDSLARMVAYDFSDSVVVVTGGARGIGRSHALAFADAGADVALFDVREDLSASVVEEIEDRGSRGIAVPCDVRDEAAVEAAVETTVGELGRIDVLVNNAGLDRMGRLTDLDEDEWDLVHEVNLKGTWLVAKHVARHMMDRGDGAIINTSSFFGHTTIPGLGAYSASKFGVRSLTRTLSLELAPHDIRVNAVSPIGVRTEAVDERPDDSESFLADGVAHAGHYNELDPGERIEPADVTAAVIWLASDAARFVTGVAIPIDAGGLAA is encoded by the coding sequence ATGGAACGGGACTCACTGGCACGGATGGTTGCCTACGACTTCAGCGATAGCGTCGTCGTCGTCACCGGTGGCGCTCGTGGAATCGGTCGCAGTCACGCACTCGCGTTCGCGGACGCCGGCGCCGACGTGGCCCTGTTCGACGTCCGCGAGGACCTCTCGGCGTCGGTCGTCGAGGAGATCGAGGACCGGGGCAGTCGAGGGATCGCGGTCCCGTGCGACGTGCGCGACGAGGCGGCAGTCGAGGCCGCCGTCGAGACGACGGTCGGCGAACTCGGCCGCATCGACGTCCTCGTGAACAACGCCGGACTCGACCGGATGGGTCGGCTCACCGACCTGGACGAGGACGAGTGGGACCTCGTCCACGAGGTGAACCTGAAGGGGACCTGGCTGGTCGCGAAGCACGTCGCCCGACATATGATGGACCGGGGCGATGGCGCCATCATCAACACCTCGTCGTTCTTCGGCCACACGACGATCCCGGGGCTGGGAGCGTACAGCGCCTCGAAGTTCGGTGTGCGGTCGCTCACGCGGACGCTCTCGCTGGAACTGGCCCCCCACGACATCAGGGTCAACGCCGTGAGCCCGATCGGCGTCCGGACCGAGGCTGTCGACGAGCGGCCGGACGACTCCGAGAGCTTCCTCGCCGACGGCGTCGCCCACGCCGGGCACTACAACGAACTCGACCCCGGGGAGCGCATCGAACCGGCCGACGTCACCGCGGCCGTGATCTGGCTGGCGAGCGACGCCGCCCGGTTCGTCACCGGCGTCGCCATCCCCATCGACGCCGGGGGGCTGGCGGCGTGA
- a CDS encoding SDR family NAD(P)-dependent oxidoreductase codes for MEDLLADRTAVVTGGASGIGRGAALALASQGADVVVADLVPGPDDAPATADLVADETGARTAFVECDVRDPDACERAVARADAFGGVDVLVNSAGVFEQATDFYTADEADFDAVFDVNVKGPYFTTQAAARRMREGAGGSIINVSSLNGLLGNGKSVTYSASKGAVKLLTYAGAHRLGPDGIRVNAIHPGAVETPMTSVVPEGAMASFVESVPLGRVGEPSDVAGAVVFLASDWAAYVSGASLVVDGGYANTGGITESPPASAGDAGSGGSAADHATHEDS; via the coding sequence ATGGAGGATCTCCTCGCGGATCGGACCGCGGTCGTCACCGGGGGCGCCAGCGGCATCGGTCGGGGGGCCGCCCTGGCGCTGGCGTCGCAGGGCGCCGACGTGGTCGTCGCCGACCTGGTTCCGGGCCCCGACGACGCCCCGGCGACGGCCGACCTGGTGGCCGACGAGACGGGCGCTCGCACGGCGTTCGTCGAGTGCGACGTGCGCGACCCGGATGCGTGCGAGCGAGCCGTCGCCCGGGCCGACGCGTTCGGCGGCGTCGACGTCCTGGTGAACAGCGCCGGCGTGTTCGAGCAGGCCACCGACTTCTACACGGCGGACGAGGCCGACTTCGACGCCGTCTTCGACGTGAACGTCAAGGGGCCGTACTTCACCACGCAGGCGGCCGCCCGGCGGATGCGCGAGGGCGCCGGTGGCAGCATCATCAACGTCTCCAGCCTCAACGGGCTCCTCGGGAACGGCAAGTCCGTCACCTACAGCGCGTCGAAGGGGGCGGTGAAGCTCCTGACCTACGCGGGGGCCCACCGCCTGGGCCCCGACGGCATCCGCGTGAACGCGATCCACCCCGGGGCCGTCGAGACGCCGATGACGAGCGTCGTCCCCGAGGGGGCGATGGCGTCGTTCGTCGAGTCGGTGCCGCTCGGCAGGGTCGGGGAGCCGTCGGACGTGGCCGGAGCGGTCGTCTTCCTCGCGAGCGACTGGGCCGCCTACGTCTCGGGCGCGTCGCTGGTCGTCGACGGTGGGTACGCGAACACGGGGGGCATCACCGAGTCGCCGCCCGCGAGCGCCGGGGACGCCGGGTCCGGCGGGAGCGCCGCCGACCACGCGACGCACGAAGATTCATAA